In Chitinophaga sp. HK235, a single window of DNA contains:
- a CDS encoding 5'-nucleotidase, lipoprotein e(P4) family, whose translation MMMKRVWAGALLLGMLACKTTKPVQTSATTQTTSSTQLIPYGQAWAALWQQQSGEYKALCLQAYQLAAWRLDQYLVQPHDKPLAVVTDIDETVLDNSPYSVHQALEGKGYDEKSWMEWTAKAIADTVPGAPSFFKYAASKGVKVFYITNRLEAERAATLKNLQRYGFPDADDQHLLLKTAGSGKEPRRQQVLQQYDIVLLFGDNLSDFAERFDKKPYNERNAEALKSASSFGSRFIVLPNPMYGDWEGALYNFQYKLTPQQKDSVMKTRLKNY comes from the coding sequence AACAACACAAACAACCTCTTCTACTCAACTGATACCTTACGGCCAGGCCTGGGCCGCCCTCTGGCAACAACAATCCGGTGAGTACAAGGCGCTCTGCCTGCAAGCCTATCAGCTGGCAGCCTGGCGCCTCGATCAATACCTGGTGCAACCACATGATAAACCACTGGCCGTTGTTACAGATATCGATGAAACCGTGCTGGACAACAGTCCTTACTCTGTACATCAGGCCCTCGAAGGCAAAGGATATGATGAAAAAAGCTGGATGGAATGGACTGCTAAGGCGATCGCGGACACCGTGCCCGGTGCCCCTTCCTTCTTTAAATATGCAGCCTCCAAAGGCGTAAAAGTATTTTATATCACCAACAGGCTGGAAGCAGAAAGAGCTGCCACCCTTAAAAATCTGCAGCGCTACGGTTTTCCGGATGCCGATGATCAGCATCTGTTGCTCAAAACAGCAGGTTCGGGCAAGGAACCCCGCCGCCAGCAAGTGTTACAGCAATATGATATTGTACTCCTGTTTGGGGATAATCTCAGTGATTTCGCTGAACGCTTCGATAAAAAACCTTACAACGAAAGAAATGCAGAAGCCCTGAAGTCCGCATCCAGCTTCGGAAGCCGCTTTATTGTGCTGCCCAATCCGATGTATGGTGACTGGGAAGGTGCTTTGTACAACTTCCAGTACAAACTCACGCCTCAGCAAAAAGACAGCGTGATGAAAACACGATTGAAAAATTACTAA
- a CDS encoding OmpA family protein, translated as MKPSLLLSGCLLFLGLQLQAQVVTYETAPKKAKAIFDKAIEAVRLYKSKEAVGLLQEALKAAPGFTDAYGQMGLCYVELKDYAAASATFGKLKQLDSSGLRPVMVPYSRALAGTGDFQGALQLINQYLANAKTKNINAEKLKANYTFAVSQKQQVPFHPENLGDHINSKDPEYFPSLTIDSKTLIYTRRVNGRNEDFYITHRDANGWQPAQNMGEPVNSSFNEGAQNISQDGTMLVFTGCEFPEGKGSCDIYYSIKTPNGWSAPQNIGAPINTRDWESQPSLSADKQTLYFARETSDNGADIFTSHRLENGRWSVPERLGPNINTSGRETTPFIHADGQTLYFASNGHPGYGGLDIFYSRRQPDGSWGPAINLGYPINTIDEDASLVVEANGKTAYFASDRSDTRGGLDIYSFELYPEARPLQTLYVKGFVYDTTTHERLTANIDVIDLQGGYPIAAVKTDENGDFLAPLPVGKDYAFHVNKKGYLFYSDNFSLKDHHPGVPFEKNIPLQPLAANASIILHNIFFQSKQYSLEPASVTELDKLVKLLQDNPSVKIEIAGHTDNVGSDKDNLVLSANRARAVVKYLTDKGINISRLTFKGYGESQPIATNDTEEGRAANRRTVFRIVSIN; from the coding sequence ATGAAACCTTCTTTGTTATTATCCGGCTGTTTACTATTCCTCGGGCTGCAATTACAGGCCCAGGTAGTCACCTACGAAACAGCTCCTAAGAAAGCCAAAGCTATTTTTGACAAAGCGATAGAAGCGGTGCGTCTATACAAAAGCAAGGAGGCCGTGGGCCTGTTGCAGGAAGCGCTGAAAGCCGCACCCGGCTTTACAGACGCCTATGGACAGATGGGCCTTTGTTATGTAGAGCTGAAAGACTATGCTGCCGCCTCAGCTACTTTCGGAAAACTGAAACAGCTGGATAGCAGCGGGCTGCGCCCCGTAATGGTTCCCTATTCCCGTGCACTGGCCGGCACCGGCGACTTCCAGGGCGCCCTGCAGCTGATCAATCAATACCTGGCCAATGCCAAAACAAAAAATATCAACGCAGAAAAACTCAAAGCCAATTATACTTTCGCTGTCAGCCAGAAACAACAGGTACCCTTTCATCCTGAAAATCTCGGCGATCATATCAACAGCAAAGACCCGGAATATTTTCCATCTCTTACCATAGATAGTAAAACACTCATATACACCCGCCGTGTGAACGGTCGCAACGAAGACTTTTATATCACGCACCGTGATGCCAACGGCTGGCAGCCCGCACAGAACATGGGAGAACCTGTTAACAGCTCCTTCAACGAAGGCGCTCAGAACATCTCCCAGGATGGCACCATGCTCGTTTTCACCGGATGCGAATTCCCCGAAGGCAAAGGCAGCTGTGATATCTACTATTCCATAAAAACACCTAATGGATGGAGCGCCCCTCAAAATATAGGTGCTCCCATCAATACCCGCGACTGGGAATCACAGCCCAGCCTCTCAGCCGATAAACAAACGCTTTATTTTGCCCGGGAAACATCCGACAACGGTGCCGACATCTTTACCAGCCACCGCCTGGAAAACGGCCGCTGGAGCGTGCCTGAACGACTGGGTCCCAACATCAACACCAGCGGCAGGGAAACCACTCCCTTCATCCATGCCGACGGCCAGACACTTTACTTTGCCTCCAACGGACACCCCGGATATGGCGGCCTGGACATCTTCTATTCCCGCCGTCAGCCTGATGGCAGCTGGGGACCAGCTATCAACCTGGGCTATCCCATCAACACCATTGATGAAGATGCCTCCCTCGTAGTGGAAGCCAACGGTAAAACAGCCTACTTCGCTTCCGACCGCTCCGATACCCGCGGCGGCCTCGATATCTACAGTTTTGAGCTGTACCCCGAAGCCAGGCCACTACAAACACTTTACGTGAAAGGTTTTGTGTACGACACCACCACCCATGAAAGACTCACCGCTAATATAGACGTGATCGACCTGCAGGGCGGTTACCCGATAGCAGCCGTAAAAACGGATGAAAACGGCGACTTCCTCGCTCCCCTGCCCGTAGGCAAGGATTATGCCTTCCACGTCAATAAAAAAGGATATCTCTTTTATTCAGACAACTTCTCCCTGAAAGATCATCATCCGGGCGTACCTTTTGAAAAGAATATCCCGCTACAACCATTGGCCGCCAATGCCAGTATCATCCTGCATAATATCTTCTTCCAGAGCAAACAATATAGCCTTGAACCGGCATCCGTCACCGAACTGGATAAGCTCGTGAAACTCCTGCAGGACAACCCTTCCGTCAAAATTGAAATTGCAGGGCATACCGATAATGTGGGCAGCGATAAAGACAACCTGGTACTGTCTGCCAACAGAGCCAGGGCAGTCGTTAAATACCTGACTGATAAAGGTATCAACATCAGCCGGCTTACTTTCAAAGGTTATGGTGAATCGCAGCCTATCGCGACCAATGATACCGAAGAAGGCCGTGCTGCCAACAGGAGAACCGTATTCCGCATCGTCAGCATCAACTAA
- a CDS encoding 7-carboxy-7-deazaguanine synthase QueE, which produces MSVITTTTNIKTSTLPVMESFYTLQGEGFHQGRAAYFIRLGGCDVGCHWCDVKDSWDASRHPQREVADIVEEAAAHPGRIAVITGGEPLLHNLDALTKALHKKGFHTHMETSGSSPLSGSWDWITLSPKKFKAPLPEICEVAHELKVVIFNKSDFAWAEKYAALVGKDCRLYLQTEWERSAEMTPLIVDYIKNHPEWTLSLQSHKYIHVP; this is translated from the coding sequence ATGTCCGTAATAACAACAACAACGAATATTAAAACCAGCACCCTACCGGTGATGGAAAGCTTCTATACCCTCCAGGGAGAAGGCTTTCATCAGGGCAGGGCTGCCTACTTCATAAGACTGGGTGGCTGCGACGTAGGCTGCCACTGGTGCGACGTAAAAGACAGCTGGGACGCCTCCCGGCACCCGCAACGCGAAGTAGCCGACATCGTGGAAGAAGCTGCTGCCCACCCGGGCCGCATCGCTGTCATCACCGGCGGCGAACCGCTCCTGCACAACCTCGACGCACTCACCAAAGCCCTGCATAAAAAAGGCTTCCATACCCACATGGAAACATCCGGTTCCTCTCCGCTCAGCGGCAGCTGGGACTGGATCACCCTGTCTCCCAAAAAATTCAAAGCCCCCCTGCCGGAAATATGTGAAGTAGCCCACGAACTCAAAGTGGTTATCTTCAACAAATCCGACTTCGCCTGGGCTGAGAAATATGCCGCCCTCGTCGGCAAAGACTGCAGACTCTACCTGCAGACAGAATGGGAACGCAGCGCTGAAATGACTCCGCTCATCGTAGATTATATCAAGAACCATCCCGAATGGACCCTGTCATTGCAGAGCCATAAGTACATTCACGTCCCATAA
- the folD gene encoding bifunctional methylenetetrahydrofolate dehydrogenase/methenyltetrahydrofolate cyclohydrolase FolD translates to MQILDGKLVSEAIKAQLAAQVAELKAAGKKVPHLAAILVGNNPASETYVASKVKSCAECGYNSTLLRFDEQISEKHLLDQIILLNENADVDGILVQLPLPKHINEELVINTIDPSKDVDGFHPMNVGKMVSGLPAFIPATPYGIMLMLEHYNIPTKGKHAVVIGRSHIVGTPVSILLSRNTYPGNCTVTLTHSQTHNLPEICRQADIIIAAIGKPDFVTADMVKEGAVVVDVGINRVADASKKSGFRLKGDVKFDEVAPKCSFITPVPGGVGPMTIAALLKNTYHANIGLKGSMN, encoded by the coding sequence ATGCAAATTTTAGACGGTAAACTAGTTTCTGAGGCTATTAAAGCCCAATTAGCCGCTCAGGTGGCTGAATTAAAGGCTGCTGGTAAAAAAGTACCTCATCTCGCGGCGATCCTGGTAGGCAACAACCCTGCCAGTGAAACATATGTGGCATCAAAAGTCAAATCCTGCGCAGAATGCGGCTACAACTCCACCCTGCTCCGCTTTGACGAACAGATCTCTGAAAAACACCTGCTGGACCAGATTATCCTGCTCAATGAAAATGCAGATGTAGACGGCATCCTGGTACAGCTGCCGCTGCCCAAGCATATCAACGAAGAACTGGTGATCAACACCATCGATCCCAGCAAAGACGTAGATGGCTTCCATCCGATGAACGTAGGTAAAATGGTAAGCGGTTTACCGGCTTTCATTCCTGCTACTCCTTATGGCATCATGCTGATGCTGGAACACTATAACATTCCAACCAAAGGCAAACATGCTGTGGTAATAGGTCGTAGCCATATTGTAGGTACTCCTGTCAGCATACTGCTGAGCCGTAATACCTACCCAGGCAACTGCACCGTTACCCTCACCCACTCCCAGACACACAACCTGCCCGAAATCTGCCGCCAGGCCGATATCATCATCGCCGCCATTGGTAAACCGGACTTCGTGACCGCTGACATGGTAAAAGAAGGAGCAGTAGTAGTGGACGTAGGTATCAACCGTGTTGCTGACGCCTCCAAAAAGAGCGGTTTCCGCCTCAAAGGAGATGTTAAATTTGATGAAGTAGCGCCTAAATGCAGCTTTATCACGCCTGTGCCCGGTGGTGTAGGTCCTATGACCATCGCTGCGCTGCTGAAAAATACCTATCACGCCAACATCGGCCTGAAAGGAAGTATGAACTAA
- the pckA gene encoding phosphoenolpyruvate carboxykinase (ATP), translating into MQMSSVRNPVADLRELGIENVSNVYYQLAPEKLIEQTIARKQGVLSDTGALAVNTGQFTGRSPKDKFIVKDTITADTVNWNDFNIPVSPEVFDRLYTKITAYFTGKDVWVRDCYACADEDYRVNIKVVTELPWSNLFAYNMFLRPHADELDYIHTDWTVIQAPGFLADPAVDGTRQANFSMVSFSRKMIIIGGSAYTGEIKKGIFTILNYVLPHDKQVLSMHCSANQGTEGDTAVFFGLSGTGKTTLSADPSRKLIGDDEHGWTSTGVFNFEGGCYAKCIDLSEEKEPQIFRAVRPGALLENIQFFPGTNKVNYTDCTITENTRVSYPLSYIDNALEPSVGGIPKNIFFLTCDAYGVLPPVSRLTPGQAMYQFISGYTAKVAGTEAGVTEPKSTFSACFGAPFIPLHPAQYAQMLGEKMREHKVNVWLINTGWTGGAYGTGSRIKLAYTRAMISAALKGELDNATFHQHPVFGFAIPAACPGVPDNILDPRNTWEDKAAYDEKAKDLANQFIRNFEKYAAAAEAEILAAAPKI; encoded by the coding sequence ATGCAAATGAGTAGCGTAAGGAACCCTGTTGCTGACTTACGGGAACTGGGCATAGAGAATGTGTCGAATGTATACTATCAACTTGCACCAGAGAAACTGATAGAGCAGACAATTGCCAGAAAACAGGGCGTATTGTCCGACACAGGAGCGCTGGCCGTTAACACGGGCCAATTCACCGGAAGATCTCCCAAAGACAAGTTTATTGTCAAAGACACTATCACTGCCGACACTGTCAACTGGAACGATTTTAATATTCCTGTATCTCCGGAAGTTTTTGACCGTTTATACACAAAAATCACTGCTTATTTTACCGGTAAAGATGTTTGGGTGCGCGACTGTTATGCCTGCGCAGACGAAGATTACCGAGTAAATATTAAAGTGGTTACTGAACTTCCCTGGTCTAATCTGTTTGCTTATAATATGTTCCTTCGTCCACATGCAGACGAACTGGATTACATACACACCGACTGGACAGTTATCCAGGCGCCCGGCTTCCTGGCAGATCCTGCCGTGGATGGCACCCGCCAGGCTAACTTCTCCATGGTGAGCTTTTCCCGCAAAATGATCATTATCGGTGGCAGTGCCTATACCGGCGAAATCAAAAAAGGTATTTTCACCATCCTCAACTATGTACTGCCACACGACAAACAGGTATTGAGCATGCACTGCTCTGCCAACCAGGGTACTGAAGGTGACACCGCCGTTTTCTTTGGTTTGAGCGGTACCGGTAAAACCACCCTCAGTGCAGATCCTTCCCGTAAACTCATCGGTGACGATGAACACGGCTGGACATCCACCGGCGTATTTAACTTCGAAGGCGGTTGTTATGCCAAATGCATCGACCTTTCTGAAGAAAAAGAGCCACAGATATTCCGTGCGGTACGTCCGGGCGCCCTGCTGGAGAACATCCAGTTTTTCCCAGGCACCAACAAGGTGAACTACACCGACTGTACCATCACCGAAAATACCCGTGTATCTTATCCGCTGTCTTATATCGACAATGCACTGGAACCTTCTGTAGGAGGTATTCCTAAAAACATATTCTTCCTGACCTGCGACGCCTATGGCGTATTACCGCCTGTTTCCAGGCTGACACCCGGTCAGGCTATGTACCAGTTCATTTCCGGCTACACCGCTAAGGTAGCTGGTACAGAAGCAGGTGTTACAGAACCTAAATCTACCTTCAGCGCCTGCTTCGGTGCTCCGTTCATTCCGCTGCACCCTGCACAGTACGCGCAGATGCTCGGTGAAAAGATGCGTGAGCACAAGGTGAACGTATGGCTGATCAACACCGGCTGGACCGGCGGCGCCTATGGCACCGGCAGCCGTATCAAACTGGCCTATACCCGCGCCATGATCTCTGCCGCCCTCAAAGGCGAGCTGGACAACGCGACCTTCCATCAGCATCCGGTATTCGGTTTTGCCATCCCTGCAGCTTGCCCCGGCGTTCCAGACAACATCCTGGACCCACGCAATACCTGGGAAGACAAAGCAGCCTACGACGAAAAAGCGAAAGACCTGGCCAACCAGTTCATCCGCAACTTCGAAAAATATGCTGCCGCCGCAGAAGCCGAAATACTCGCAGCCGCACCAAAAATCTGA
- a CDS encoding aminopeptidase P N-terminal domain-containing protein, with protein MKNLPLDSQLFVKNRARFVAKMQPQSIAIINSNDELPTNGDALYKFKQNSDLYWLTGIDQEETMIVLFPDNPDPKYREVLVLVRPNELKEKWDGHRLRKDEAFAVSGISTVVWLDSLDGMLQQWINDASNIYLNSNENNRKANLVPVKDYRYAQEMKVRYPLHNYLRAAQIFKQLRAVKTPEEIKVMQEAMDITEKAFRRLLKFIKPGVWEHEIHAEILHEFLRNRSAGEAYGSIIASGDRARTLHYVSNNQECKDGELILMDFGAEYGGYNADLTRTVPVNGKFTARQRQVYDACLHLHNYAKSILRPGITIAKYHEMVGEEAGKEFIKLGLLTEADIKNQDPEAPAYRKYLYHGISHHLGVDVHDLGPSLHQPIPDGAVMTVEPGIYIEEEQMGIRIENNIWLTASGNVDLMKNIPITADEIEALMK; from the coding sequence ATGAAGAATTTGCCCTTGGATTCGCAGCTGTTTGTCAAAAACCGCGCGCGTTTCGTGGCCAAAATGCAGCCACAGTCAATAGCCATTATTAACTCTAATGATGAATTGCCTACTAACGGCGATGCGTTATATAAGTTCAAACAAAACTCCGATCTGTACTGGCTCACAGGTATTGATCAGGAAGAAACCATGATCGTGTTGTTCCCCGACAACCCGGACCCGAAATACCGGGAAGTACTGGTACTGGTACGTCCTAACGAGCTGAAGGAAAAGTGGGACGGACACCGCCTCCGTAAAGATGAAGCTTTTGCTGTCTCCGGCATCTCTACCGTAGTATGGCTCGACAGCCTCGACGGCATGCTTCAGCAATGGATCAATGATGCCTCCAATATCTACCTGAATTCCAACGAAAATAACCGCAAAGCCAACCTGGTACCGGTAAAAGACTACCGTTATGCCCAGGAGATGAAAGTGCGCTATCCGCTGCACAACTATCTGCGTGCGGCCCAGATCTTTAAACAACTGCGTGCGGTTAAAACACCGGAAGAAATAAAAGTGATGCAGGAAGCCATGGATATCACCGAAAAAGCTTTCCGCCGCCTGCTGAAATTTATCAAGCCTGGCGTGTGGGAACATGAAATCCATGCCGAGATCCTGCACGAATTCCTCCGCAACCGCTCTGCTGGTGAGGCTTACGGCTCTATCATCGCCTCCGGCGACCGTGCCCGTACCCTGCACTATGTATCCAACAACCAGGAATGTAAAGATGGTGAGCTGATACTGATGGACTTCGGTGCTGAATATGGTGGCTACAATGCCGACCTCACCCGTACCGTACCGGTAAATGGTAAGTTCACTGCCCGTCAGCGCCAGGTTTATGATGCCTGCCTGCACCTGCACAATTATGCTAAAAGCATACTCCGTCCGGGTATCACCATCGCTAAATACCACGAAATGGTAGGCGAAGAAGCCGGTAAGGAATTTATCAAACTGGGCCTGCTCACGGAAGCAGATATCAAAAACCAGGATCCTGAAGCACCTGCTTACCGTAAATACCTCTACCATGGCATCTCTCACCACCTTGGTGTGGATGTGCATGACCTGGGACCGTCTTTACACCAGCCTATTCCGGATGGTGCTGTCATGACCGTCGAACCCGGTATTTATATCGAAGAAGAACAGATGGGTATCCGTATCGAAAACAATATCTGGCTCACTGCCAGCGGTAATGTGGACCTGATGAAGAATATTCCTATCACCGCCGACGAGATCGAAGCGCTGATGAAATAA
- a CDS encoding phosphatidylcholine/phosphatidylserine synthase: MRQLPNIITLCNLFCGALAIICVLHAPEYHVEFNGNDYTVTNPEPIYWASALVVLAAVFDFFDGLVARLLRVQSPMGKELDSLADAVTFGVVPGMMLYRLLRSAYYQLPDAFEVSMVNLAPALLVPCFAAYRLAKFNLDTRQTENFIGVPTPAVGLLVASFPMIVLYNPYNLAHWLQNIWVLYGIIAVLCYLMVAEIPMLSLKVKEKSLKANWTRLLLVALVLVSVPFLNFATVPFIFICYVILSLVVPPKVTPA; the protein is encoded by the coding sequence ATGCGACAACTTCCTAACATTATTACCCTATGTAACCTTTTTTGCGGTGCACTGGCCATCATTTGTGTGTTGCATGCACCGGAATATCATGTCGAGTTTAACGGTAACGACTATACGGTGACCAACCCGGAGCCTATTTACTGGGCTTCTGCACTGGTAGTACTGGCGGCCGTATTCGACTTCTTCGACGGGCTGGTAGCCCGCCTGTTGCGCGTACAGTCACCGATGGGCAAGGAGCTAGACTCCCTGGCTGATGCAGTTACTTTCGGGGTGGTACCCGGTATGATGCTGTACAGACTGTTGCGCAGCGCCTATTATCAGCTGCCGGATGCTTTTGAAGTGTCTATGGTCAACCTGGCCCCGGCCTTGCTGGTACCCTGTTTCGCGGCATACCGTCTGGCCAAGTTTAACCTGGATACCCGGCAAACCGAAAATTTCATTGGGGTGCCCACTCCGGCGGTAGGCTTGCTGGTGGCTTCTTTCCCGATGATTGTATTGTATAATCCTTACAACCTGGCCCACTGGCTGCAGAACATCTGGGTATTGTACGGCATCATTGCTGTGCTCTGTTACCTGATGGTGGCTGAGATTCCTATGCTGAGCCTTAAAGTCAAAGAGAAATCACTCAAGGCAAACTGGACGCGCCTGCTGCTGGTAGCATTGGTACTGGTAAGCGTGCCATTCCTGAATTTTGCCACTGTTCCGTTTATATTTATTTGTTACGTGATACTTTCATTGGTAGTACCTCCAAAAGTAACGCCTGCCTGA
- the ltrA gene encoding group II intron reverse transcriptase/maturase, with product MELLERILDNRNVRRAYERVMANKGSGGVDGIGIEGFKSHLQKVWPSVKARIEEGNYQPSAVRRVDIPKPSGGTRTLGIPTLLDRLIQQAIAQQLTIIYDETFSENSYGFRAKRNAHQALLKVRDYVNAGYSHVVDIDMAKFFDRVNHSYLMNLLGQRIKDRRVLRLIHSYLKAGVMMDGIATVNREGTPQGGPLSPILSNVLLDKLDKELEMRGHRFVRYADDVCVFLRSKRSAARVLDSVSMYIEKELKLEVNRSKSTVTRPWKGKTLGYSFYHKKGEKGLTIARSSIARYKSKVREITSRSKPYAMYKRYELLRQLNRGWSNYFKLNEAKSLFKELDQWVQRRIRQCHWKQWRLPRTKVAMLIKLGTPNWQAYQWGNTRKGSWRISGSPILQRALNKSLLKREGYLPLAELSTLPTVLF from the coding sequence ATGGAGTTACTGGAACGCATACTTGATAACCGTAATGTCCGCCGTGCCTATGAACGGGTAATGGCGAATAAGGGCAGTGGCGGAGTAGACGGGATCGGGATCGAAGGATTTAAATCCCATTTACAAAAGGTCTGGCCTTCGGTGAAAGCAAGGATAGAGGAAGGAAACTATCAACCATCTGCAGTAAGGAGAGTTGATATACCTAAGCCATCAGGTGGAACAAGGACATTGGGCATCCCCACCTTACTGGACAGGTTAATCCAACAGGCTATAGCACAGCAACTGACAATTATCTATGATGAAACGTTCAGCGAAAACAGCTATGGGTTCAGGGCAAAACGAAACGCGCATCAGGCATTATTAAAAGTGCGGGACTACGTAAATGCAGGCTACAGTCATGTAGTAGACATTGACATGGCAAAGTTCTTTGACCGTGTGAACCACAGCTATCTGATGAATCTGCTGGGTCAGCGAATAAAGGACAGGCGTGTGTTACGTCTGATCCATAGTTACCTGAAAGCAGGAGTTATGATGGATGGGATAGCAACGGTAAACAGAGAAGGAACTCCGCAGGGAGGCCCTCTAAGCCCGATACTGTCCAACGTACTGTTGGACAAACTGGATAAAGAGCTGGAAATGCGAGGTCACCGTTTTGTAAGATACGCCGATGATGTGTGCGTGTTCCTGCGGAGCAAACGGAGCGCTGCGCGGGTTCTGGATAGCGTAAGTATGTACATTGAGAAGGAGCTGAAACTGGAAGTGAACCGGAGTAAGAGCACAGTAACACGGCCCTGGAAGGGAAAGACACTAGGCTATAGCTTCTACCACAAGAAGGGAGAAAAGGGACTGACGATTGCCCGGAGTAGCATAGCAAGGTACAAGTCCAAAGTCCGTGAAATTACCTCTCGAAGCAAGCCATACGCCATGTACAAGCGTTATGAGCTGTTGAGGCAATTAAACCGGGGTTGGTCAAACTACTTTAAACTGAACGAAGCAAAGAGCCTGTTCAAAGAACTAGATCAATGGGTTCAGCGGCGGATCAGGCAATGTCACTGGAAGCAATGGAGGTTACCGAGGACGAAAGTGGCAATGCTTATAAAGTTGGGGACGCCCAACTGGCAGGCATATCAATGGGGTAACACAAGAAAAGGGTCGTGGCGAATAAGCGGAAGTCCCATATTACAACGCGCTCTGAACAAATCCTTACTAAAACGGGAAGGGTACTTACCCCTTGCTGAGTTAAGTACCCTTCCAACTGTATTATTCTGA
- the purS gene encoding phosphoribosylformylglycinamidine synthase subunit PurS yields MTFTAHINVMPLKELLDPQGKAVMSGLKNLGMGQVQDVRIGKHITLQIEAASQEEAHQIAESACQKLLANQVMEYFEVHIQ; encoded by the coding sequence ATGACTTTTACTGCACATATCAATGTGATGCCACTGAAGGAATTACTGGACCCGCAAGGTAAAGCGGTGATGAGTGGTCTCAAAAACCTTGGCATGGGCCAGGTACAAGATGTACGGATTGGAAAACACATTACCCTGCAAATTGAAGCCGCCAGCCAGGAAGAAGCACATCAGATCGCTGAAAGCGCCTGCCAGAAACTGTTGGCAAACCAGGTAATGGAATACTTTGAAGTACACATACAATAA
- the rsmI gene encoding 16S rRNA (cytidine(1402)-2'-O)-methyltransferase: MKLFLIPSPIGNLADITYRAVKVLEEAELVLAEDTRTSSVLLKHYQINKPVTPYHQHNEHKIVQHLLQQLQSGKTMAMLTDAGTPGISDPGFLLVRECIRAGVPVECLPGATAFVPALVNSGIPMNRFTFEGFLPLKKGRHTLFTQLSTEERTIVFYESPMRLVKTLADLIQYFGPDRPCCVSRELTKMFEENKRGTLQEVHDYFQEKGVKGEIVVVVQGAG; this comes from the coding sequence ATGAAATTATTCCTCATTCCATCTCCTATCGGCAACCTGGCCGATATTACTTACCGGGCTGTCAAAGTACTGGAGGAGGCGGAATTAGTGCTGGCAGAAGATACCCGTACCTCCAGCGTGCTCCTCAAACATTACCAGATTAATAAACCGGTAACTCCCTACCATCAGCATAACGAACATAAGATTGTTCAACACCTGCTGCAACAGCTGCAGTCCGGCAAAACCATGGCCATGCTCACAGATGCAGGGACCCCCGGTATCTCCGATCCCGGTTTCCTGCTGGTCCGTGAATGTATCCGTGCCGGTGTGCCGGTAGAATGCCTGCCAGGCGCTACGGCCTTTGTGCCTGCCCTTGTCAACAGTGGCATTCCTATGAACCGCTTCACCTTCGAAGGTTTCCTGCCGCTGAAGAAAGGCCGCCATACACTGTTTACACAGCTTAGCACCGAAGAACGCACCATCGTTTTTTATGAATCTCCCATGCGGCTGGTAAAAACACTGGCCGACCTGATCCAGTATTTCGGACCAGACCGCCCCTGCTGCGTAAGCCGCGAGCTGACTAAAATGTTCGAGGAAAACAAACGTGGCACCCTGCAGGAAGTACACGACTATTTCCAGGAGAAAGGAGTGAAAGGTGAGATCGTAGTAGTAGTGCAGGGCGCCGGTTAA